A single genomic interval of Amycolatopsis albispora harbors:
- a CDS encoding ArsR/SmtB family transcription factor produces MTDDDRVFKALADPTRRFLLDLLFARDGRTLTELESELEMSRFGVMKHLKVLEEANLVLTKRSGREKLHFLNAVPIRLIHNRWIDKYTEQQISALAELKADLENGS; encoded by the coding sequence ATGACCGACGACGACCGGGTGTTCAAGGCGCTCGCCGACCCGACGCGCCGGTTCCTGCTCGACCTGCTCTTCGCCCGCGACGGGCGCACGCTCACCGAGCTCGAATCGGAACTGGAGATGTCGCGCTTCGGCGTGATGAAGCATCTCAAGGTGCTCGAGGAGGCGAACCTGGTGCTGACCAAGCGGTCCGGCCGGGAGAAGCTGCACTTCCTCAACGCCGTGCCGATCCGGCTCATCCACAACCGCTGGATCGACAAGTACACCGAGCAGCAGATCTCCGCGCTGGCCGAGCTCAAGGCCGATCTGGAGAACGGCTCCTGA
- a CDS encoding MBL fold metallo-hydrolase, whose translation MNVVDTYTGHVEPGGDAARRTLPKLTITKLSVGPMDNNAYLLICRASGEALLIDAAADPERISDLIGHGPDRPALRTVVTTHQHADHWQALGAVAGANGSNTAAHPADADPLPVPPDFLLEHGDTVSVGECELEVIHLRGHTPGSIALLYRDPDGHPHLFTGDSLFPGGVGKTGSPEDFRSLIDDVTSRIFDVLPDETWFYPGHGDDSTLGEQRPHLDEWRSRGW comes from the coding sequence GTGAACGTCGTGGACACCTATACCGGTCATGTCGAACCGGGCGGCGACGCCGCCCGCCGGACGCTGCCGAAGCTGACCATCACCAAGCTGTCGGTCGGGCCGATGGACAACAACGCGTACCTGCTGATCTGCCGGGCCAGCGGGGAGGCCCTGCTGATCGACGCGGCGGCCGATCCCGAGCGCATCTCGGACCTGATCGGCCACGGTCCCGACCGCCCGGCGCTACGCACCGTGGTCACCACGCACCAGCACGCGGACCACTGGCAGGCGCTGGGCGCGGTGGCCGGTGCCAACGGCTCGAACACCGCCGCCCACCCCGCCGACGCCGATCCGCTGCCCGTCCCGCCCGATTTCCTGCTGGAACACGGCGACACCGTGTCGGTGGGCGAGTGCGAACTGGAGGTCATCCACCTGCGGGGGCACACGCCGGGCTCGATCGCCCTGCTCTACCGGGACCCGGACGGCCACCCGCACCTCTTCACCGGCGATTCGCTGTTCCCCGGCGGGGTCGGCAAGACGGGGTCGCCGGAGGACTTCAGGTCGCTGATCGACGATGTGACTTCGCGCATCTTCGACGTCCTGCCGGATGAAACCTGGTTCTACCCGGGCCACGGCGACGACTCGACGCTGGGCGAACAGCGCCCCCACCTCGATGAGTGGCGTTCCCGCGGCTGGTGA
- a CDS encoding SRPBCC domain-containing protein, giving the protein MTGTTITAQPGTPFIEVVRDFDAPPELLFRASTDPELVAQWQGPREIEMRVLEYDVRPGGRYRYVHVDREGEHYFNGVFHTVEAEKQLVRTFEFEGWPGTVSLESSTFEELDGGRTRLCTRSVFPTVEARDSMVESGMEYGVRDAMDRLAALVGPARGRVVVDISMSLDGYVAGPDANEQQGLGVGGDDLHLWAMGERANERDKEVLDASYHRSGAVIMGRRLFDIIDGPQGWNDEVGYGAERDQSDLPPIFVLSHSVPEKVRLSRNFVFVADGLESALEQAHAAAGGKDVVIMGGGETCGAFLRAGLVDELVLHLAPVVLGGGTRLFEPGAPIRLDRVGSVSTPAAEHLTYRVRRTS; this is encoded by the coding sequence ATGACCGGCACCACGATCACCGCCCAGCCCGGCACCCCGTTCATCGAGGTCGTCCGCGACTTCGACGCACCGCCGGAGCTGCTCTTCCGAGCCTCGACCGACCCGGAGCTGGTGGCCCAGTGGCAGGGGCCGCGGGAAATCGAGATGCGCGTGCTCGAGTACGACGTGCGGCCCGGCGGGCGCTACCGGTACGTGCACGTCGACCGCGAGGGCGAGCACTACTTCAACGGCGTGTTCCACACCGTCGAGGCGGAAAAGCAGCTCGTGCGGACCTTCGAGTTCGAAGGCTGGCCGGGCACCGTCAGCCTCGAGTCGTCCACCTTCGAGGAACTCGACGGCGGCCGCACCCGGCTGTGCACCCGCAGCGTCTTCCCGACCGTCGAAGCCCGCGACAGCATGGTGGAAAGCGGCATGGAGTACGGCGTCCGCGACGCGATGGACCGGCTCGCGGCGCTGGTCGGCCCGGCTAGGGGACGGGTGGTCGTGGACATCTCGATGTCGCTGGACGGGTACGTCGCCGGGCCGGACGCCAACGAGCAGCAGGGCCTCGGGGTCGGCGGGGACGACCTGCACCTGTGGGCGATGGGGGAGCGGGCGAACGAGCGTGACAAGGAGGTGCTCGACGCCTCGTACCACCGGTCCGGCGCGGTGATCATGGGGCGTCGGCTGTTCGACATCATCGACGGGCCGCAGGGCTGGAACGACGAGGTCGGCTACGGCGCCGAGCGCGACCAGAGCGACCTGCCGCCGATCTTCGTGCTCAGCCATTCCGTGCCGGAGAAGGTGCGGTTGTCGCGCAACTTCGTCTTCGTCGCCGACGGCCTGGAAAGCGCGCTGGAGCAGGCGCACGCGGCGGCGGGCGGCAAGGACGTGGTGATCATGGGCGGCGGCGAGACCTGCGGTGCGTTCCTGCGCGCCGGTCTGGTGGACGAACTGGTGCTGCACCTCGCGCCCGTGGTGCTCGGCGGCGGGACCCGGCTCTTCGAGCCCGGCGCGCCGATCCGGCTCGATCGCGTCGGTTCCGTGTCGACCCCGGCGGCCGAGCATCTGACCTATCGTGTGCGCAGGACTTCCTGA
- a CDS encoding HIRAN domain-containing protein, whose translation MVGESQYQHALRNAAAGLATTGDFASHIPVTAALVPEPGNKWDPNAVRVDVVDGDRTAPVGYLPAELAKEYQPTLLELRADGCLGTCPARIAGGGAKFYGIYLHLASPRELRFTLGGEDPLVAQRSKRAVLLRDDWSCTVTNEEDHQDVLARHAPAPGREFRNVVASLDFCEITSGKHRGQNAIEVRLDGQRVGQLTRAMTLRYGNAVREFHQQGLLVTCQAFTTSGPKGVQVELRLPPARP comes from the coding sequence GTGGTTGGTGAATCCCAATACCAGCACGCACTCCGCAACGCGGCCGCGGGACTGGCCACCACCGGCGATTTCGCCAGCCACATCCCGGTCACCGCGGCACTGGTTCCCGAGCCAGGCAACAAATGGGATCCGAATGCCGTGCGCGTCGACGTGGTCGACGGCGACCGCACAGCGCCGGTCGGTTATCTCCCCGCCGAACTCGCCAAGGAGTACCAGCCCACCTTGCTCGAACTGCGGGCCGACGGCTGCCTGGGCACCTGTCCCGCGCGGATCGCGGGCGGCGGGGCGAAGTTCTACGGGATCTACCTGCACCTCGCCTCGCCGCGCGAGCTGCGGTTCACCCTCGGCGGCGAGGACCCACTGGTGGCCCAGCGGTCGAAGCGAGCGGTCCTGCTGCGCGACGACTGGAGCTGCACCGTCACCAACGAAGAGGACCACCAGGACGTGCTCGCCCGCCACGCCCCGGCGCCGGGCCGGGAGTTCCGCAACGTGGTCGCGTCACTGGACTTCTGCGAGATCACCAGCGGCAAGCACCGCGGGCAGAACGCCATCGAAGTACGCCTGGACGGGCAACGCGTCGGGCAGCTGACCCGCGCGATGACGCTCCGTTACGGCAACGCCGTGCGCGAGTTCCACCAGCAGGGCCTCCTGGTGACCTGCCAGGCGTTCACCACCTCCGGGCCGAAGGGCGTGCAGGTCGAGCTGCGCCTCCCACCGGCCCGGCCGTGA
- the uvrA gene encoding excinuclease ABC subunit UvrA, whose product MADRLVVRGAREHNLRGVDLDLPRDSLIVFTGLSGSGKSSLAFDTIFAEGQRRYVESLSAYARQFLGQMDKPDVDFIEGLSPAVSIDQKSTSRNPRSTVGTITEVYDYLRLLYARAGKPHCPKCGEAISKQTPQQIVDQVLDMEPGVRFQVLAPVVRGRKGEYVDLFANLQQQGYSRVRVDGAVHSLTDPPKLKKQEKHEIGVVIDRLTVKTSAKQRLTDSIETALRLADGLVELEFVDLDEHDPHRIRGFSEHLACPNGHPLAVEDFEPRSFSFNSPYGACPECTGIGIRKEVDPELVVPDDELSLGEGAVAPWAGGQSAEYFQRLLESLAETIGFRMDTPWRRLPARAQKAVLHGVNEQVHVRYRNRYGRQRSYYANFEGVIPFLERRQEQTESEYMRERYEGYMREVPCPACQGTRLKPEILAVTLEHRTHGPRSIAEVCALSVDEASEFLNGLALGKREAMIAGAVLKEIQARLQFLLDVGLDYLSLDRASGTLSGGEAQRIRLATQIGSGLVGVLYVLDEPSIGLHQRDNHRLIETLTRLRDLGNTLIVVEHDEDTIRASDWVVDIGPGAGEHGGHIVHSGPYKKLLKNKQSLTGDYLSRRREIEVPQIRRPIDRKRQLTVVGAREHNLRGLEVSFPLGCLVSVTGVSGSGKSTLVNDILATVLANKLNGARQVPGRHTRIKGLDNVDKLVRVDQSPIGRTPRSNPATYTGVWDHVRKLFAATTEAKVRGYQPGRFSFNVKGGRCEACAGDGTIKIEMNFLPDVYVPCEVCKGARYNRETLEVHYKGKTVSDVLDMPIEEAAEFFEPIKAIHRHLQTLVDVGLGYVRLGQPAPTLSGGEAQRVKLASELQKRSTGKTVYILDEPTTGLHFEDIRKLLGVINGLVDKGNSVIVIEHNLDVIKTSDWLIDMGPEGGSGGGTVVAQGTPEQVAETEGSYTGEFLREILTAG is encoded by the coding sequence GTGGCTGATCGCCTCGTTGTTCGCGGTGCCCGTGAGCACAACCTCCGCGGTGTCGACCTCGACCTGCCGCGGGACAGCTTGATCGTGTTCACCGGCCTCTCCGGCTCCGGCAAGTCGAGCCTGGCCTTCGACACGATCTTCGCCGAGGGCCAGCGTCGTTACGTGGAGTCACTCTCGGCCTACGCCCGGCAGTTCCTCGGCCAGATGGACAAGCCCGACGTCGACTTCATCGAGGGCCTCTCGCCCGCGGTGTCGATCGACCAGAAGTCCACCTCGCGCAACCCGCGCTCGACGGTGGGCACCATCACCGAGGTCTACGACTACCTCCGCCTGCTCTACGCGCGCGCCGGCAAGCCGCACTGCCCCAAGTGCGGCGAGGCGATCAGCAAGCAGACCCCGCAGCAGATCGTCGACCAGGTGCTCGACATGGAGCCCGGCGTCCGCTTCCAGGTGCTCGCGCCGGTGGTCCGCGGCCGCAAGGGCGAGTACGTCGACCTGTTCGCCAACCTGCAGCAGCAGGGCTACTCGCGCGTCCGGGTGGACGGCGCGGTGCACTCGCTGACCGACCCGCCGAAGCTGAAGAAGCAGGAAAAGCACGAGATCGGCGTGGTGATCGACCGCCTGACCGTGAAGACCAGCGCCAAGCAGCGGCTCACCGACTCGATCGAGACCGCGCTGCGCCTGGCCGACGGCCTGGTCGAACTCGAGTTCGTCGACCTCGACGAGCACGACCCGCACCGCATCCGCGGCTTCTCCGAGCACCTCGCCTGCCCCAACGGCCACCCGCTGGCCGTGGAGGACTTCGAGCCGCGCTCGTTCTCGTTCAACTCGCCCTACGGCGCCTGCCCCGAGTGCACCGGCATCGGCATCCGCAAGGAGGTCGACCCCGAACTCGTGGTGCCGGACGACGAGCTGTCGCTCGGCGAGGGCGCGGTCGCGCCGTGGGCGGGCGGCCAGAGCGCCGAGTACTTCCAGCGGCTGCTCGAGTCGCTGGCCGAGACCATCGGCTTCCGCATGGACACCCCGTGGCGGCGGCTGCCCGCCAGGGCGCAGAAGGCCGTGCTGCACGGCGTCAACGAGCAGGTGCACGTCCGCTACCGCAACCGCTACGGCCGCCAGCGCTCCTACTACGCCAACTTCGAGGGCGTCATCCCGTTCCTCGAACGCCGCCAGGAGCAGACCGAGTCCGAGTACATGCGCGAGCGGTACGAGGGCTACATGCGCGAGGTGCCGTGCCCGGCCTGCCAGGGCACCCGCCTCAAGCCGGAGATCCTCGCGGTCACCCTGGAGCACCGCACGCACGGCCCGCGCTCGATCGCCGAGGTCTGCGCGCTGTCGGTGGACGAGGCTTCGGAGTTCCTCAACGGCCTGGCCCTCGGCAAGCGCGAGGCGATGATCGCCGGCGCGGTGCTCAAGGAAATCCAGGCCCGGTTGCAGTTCCTGCTCGACGTCGGCCTCGACTACCTCTCGCTGGACCGCGCCTCCGGCACGCTCTCCGGTGGTGAGGCGCAGCGCATCCGGCTGGCCACGCAGATCGGCTCCGGCCTGGTCGGCGTGCTGTACGTGCTGGACGAGCCGTCGATCGGCCTGCACCAGCGCGACAACCACCGGCTGATCGAGACGCTGACCCGGCTGCGCGACCTCGGCAACACGCTGATCGTGGTCGAGCACGACGAGGACACCATCCGCGCCAGCGACTGGGTGGTCGACATCGGCCCCGGCGCCGGCGAGCACGGCGGCCACATCGTCCACAGTGGACCGTACAAGAAGCTGCTGAAGAATAAGCAGTCGCTGACCGGGGACTACCTGTCGCGGCGCCGCGAGATCGAGGTGCCGCAGATCCGGCGCCCGATCGACCGCAAGCGCCAGCTGACCGTGGTCGGCGCACGTGAGCACAACCTGCGCGGACTGGAGGTGTCCTTCCCGCTGGGCTGCCTGGTCTCGGTCACCGGTGTCTCCGGTTCCGGGAAGTCCACCCTGGTCAACGACATCCTGGCCACCGTGCTGGCGAACAAGCTCAACGGCGCCCGCCAGGTGCCCGGCCGGCACACCCGGATCAAGGGCCTGGACAACGTGGACAAGCTGGTGCGGGTGGACCAGTCGCCGATCGGCCGCACCCCGCGGTCGAACCCGGCCACCTACACCGGCGTGTGGGACCACGTGCGCAAGCTGTTCGCGGCCACCACCGAGGCCAAGGTGCGCGGCTACCAGCCGGGCCGGTTCTCGTTCAACGTCAAGGGCGGCCGCTGCGAGGCGTGCGCCGGTGACGGCACGATCAAGATCGAGATGAACTTCCTGCCGGACGTCTACGTGCCGTGCGAGGTGTGCAAGGGCGCGCGGTACAACCGCGAGACGCTCGAGGTGCACTACAAGGGCAAGACCGTCTCGGACGTGCTGGACATGCCGATCGAGGAGGCCGCGGAGTTCTTCGAGCCGATCAAGGCGATCCACCGCCACCTGCAGACCCTGGTCGACGTCGGCCTCGGGTACGTCCGGCTCGGGCAGCCGGCGCCGACGCTGTCCGGTGGTGAGGCGCAGCGCGTCAAGCTGGCCAGCGAGCTGCAGAAGCGGTCCACCGGCAAGACGGTCTACATCCTGGACGAGCCGACCACCGGGCTGCACTTCGAGGACATCCGCAAGCTGCTCGGGGTGATCAACGGCCTGGTGGACAAGGGCAACTCGGTGATCGTGATCGAGCACAACCTGGATGTGATCAAGACCTCCGACTGGCTGATCGACATGGGCCCCGAAGGTGGGTCCGGCGGTGGCACGGTGGTCGCGCAGGGTACACCGGAGCAGGTGGCCGAGACCGAAGGCAGCTACACCGGGGAGTTCCTTCGGGAAATCCTCACCGCGGGCTGA
- a CDS encoding DNA polymerase domain-containing protein, with protein sequence MAVGEERDGVPLTNLDQPLFDGSGATKRDLVDYLDAVADRIIPGLRGRPLSVVRVLRGRAPFMQKNVPKNTPEWVKTVALWADSSKREVSYALCDDRPTLLWFANQRAVEYHPTLSLAERRVHPTHLVLDLDPPAGDDFDVVVRAAFLVREALANDGLRGLVKTSGSKGVHIFVPLAPDQAIDDVAAATRALAARAERIDPVLATTAFIREDREGKVFLDSTRAGGATVVAAYSPRLRPGTPVSFPVSWDDLDRVKPADFTLHTAPGLLGDADPWAEQMPEPQRLPADLVEEGHTIPIARVQAMHEGKRRARARRDDDPVAQ encoded by the coding sequence ATGGCTGTGGGGGAAGAGCGCGACGGGGTGCCGCTGACCAATCTGGACCAGCCGCTCTTCGACGGTTCCGGGGCGACCAAGCGGGACCTCGTCGACTACCTCGACGCCGTGGCGGACCGCATCATTCCCGGTCTGCGCGGCAGGCCGCTGTCGGTGGTGCGGGTGCTCCGCGGGCGGGCGCCGTTCATGCAGAAGAACGTTCCGAAGAACACACCGGAGTGGGTGAAGACGGTGGCGTTGTGGGCGGACAGCTCGAAGCGCGAGGTCTCCTACGCGCTCTGCGACGACCGGCCGACGCTGCTGTGGTTCGCCAACCAGCGCGCGGTCGAGTACCACCCGACGCTCAGCCTCGCCGAGCGGCGCGTGCACCCGACGCACCTGGTGCTCGACCTGGACCCGCCGGCCGGCGACGACTTCGACGTGGTGGTGCGGGCCGCGTTCCTGGTCCGGGAGGCACTGGCGAACGACGGCCTGCGGGGCTTGGTGAAGACCAGCGGTTCGAAGGGCGTGCACATCTTCGTGCCGCTGGCGCCGGACCAGGCCATCGACGACGTCGCCGCGGCGACCCGCGCGCTGGCGGCGCGGGCCGAGCGCATCGACCCGGTGCTGGCCACCACCGCGTTCATCCGCGAAGACCGCGAGGGCAAGGTTTTCCTGGACTCCACCCGAGCCGGCGGCGCCACGGTCGTGGCCGCGTACAGCCCGCGCCTGCGCCCCGGCACCCCGGTGTCGTTCCCGGTGTCCTGGGACGATCTCGATCGGGTGAAGCCCGCCGATTTCACCCTGCACACCGCCCCCGGCTTGCTGGGTGATGCCGACCCGTGGGCGGAGCAGATGCCGGAACCGCAGCGCTTGCCCGCGGACCTGGTCGAAGAGGGCCACACCATCCCGATCGCCAGGGTCCAGGCCATGCACGAAGGAAAACGCCGAGCCCGAGCCCGCCGCGACGATGATCCGGTCGCTCAGTGA
- a CDS encoding potassium channel family protein, translating into MPVFLIRLIRRALGSRVGVPPLAVILVVFATSWPLMLLAEPSGSELVTPSNFWWWFVVTASTVGYGDFYPETTWGHVVGGYVIVGGIATLTTLFAQLASMIEKRRGRRMHGSGRLEVADHIVVLGYTPGRTERILDELHSDASLRLVLAAWPEVETNPLPERTVEFVRGDLTTESVLRRACVHHARAVLIDARDDNEALAVAVTVDHLQSSAHVVVALRDLDRAKHFRYVSETIHCVQWHNPHMLTEELQDPGITQVYEELMTHGGNGNTYSLRLPGTTTFGDCQTALGRKHNATVLAVRTPDDLLVSPSWDTALPAGSVLYFVSRHRISAEQLTAALQKEHGERAGARR; encoded by the coding sequence GTGCCCGTTTTCCTGATCCGGCTCATCCGCCGCGCCCTCGGCTCACGGGTCGGCGTGCCCCCGCTGGCCGTGATCCTGGTCGTTTTCGCCACCAGCTGGCCGCTGATGCTGCTGGCCGAGCCGTCCGGCAGCGAGCTGGTCACGCCGTCGAACTTCTGGTGGTGGTTCGTGGTCACCGCCTCGACAGTCGGCTACGGCGACTTCTACCCGGAGACCACCTGGGGGCACGTGGTCGGCGGTTACGTGATCGTCGGCGGGATCGCCACGCTGACCACGTTGTTCGCCCAGCTGGCGTCGATGATCGAGAAACGGAGGGGACGCCGCATGCACGGATCCGGCAGGCTGGAGGTCGCCGACCACATCGTGGTGCTGGGCTACACACCCGGCCGCACCGAGCGCATCCTCGACGAACTGCACTCCGACGCCTCACTGCGGCTGGTGCTCGCGGCCTGGCCGGAGGTGGAGACGAACCCGTTGCCGGAACGCACGGTGGAGTTCGTGCGCGGTGACCTCACCACGGAAAGCGTGCTGCGCCGGGCATGCGTGCACCACGCGCGTGCCGTGCTCATCGACGCGCGCGACGACAACGAGGCGCTGGCCGTGGCCGTCACGGTGGACCACCTGCAGTCCTCCGCGCACGTGGTGGTCGCGCTGCGCGACCTCGACCGCGCCAAGCACTTCCGGTACGTCAGCGAGACCATCCACTGCGTGCAGTGGCACAACCCGCACATGCTGACCGAGGAGCTGCAGGACCCCGGGATCACCCAGGTCTACGAGGAACTGATGACCCACGGCGGCAACGGGAACACCTATTCGCTGCGGCTGCCCGGCACCACCACCTTCGGCGACTGCCAGACCGCGCTCGGCAGGAAGCACAACGCGACCGTGCTCGCCGTGCGCACCCCGGACGACCTGCTGGTCAGCCCGTCGTGGGACACCGCGCTGCCCGCCGGGTCGGTGCTCTACTTCGTCAGCAGGCACCGGATCAGCGCGGAACAGCTGACCGCGGCCCTGCAGAAAGAACACGGCGAGCGCGCCGGGGCCCGCCGGTGA